In Mytilus trossulus isolate FHL-02 chromosome 14, PNRI_Mtr1.1.1.hap1, whole genome shotgun sequence, a genomic segment contains:
- the LOC134695870 gene encoding uncharacterized protein LOC134695870: MAREACNEEFKNLAKVYEQDVTESLKKYQVLKDLDLFVLDNSIRESTVGQLRGHTIENKWKVYDEVKKCGFKHTIVASFNHSTRVDDVFIKQLVDKGEDRAGLWAFSEITEAIKKKVPDTESIPVGLRKMKEAGLYNVIFEIDLGDSTYDFDRFTTKEMCALLKKWVDWVFENLSSEAKVFVSFRDLPDAMPTDSDRVFEVTDFLCKLPLFGLMFEEPRGQTLPEECGTWAKHIRKVMNANNFKGHLLVHVHEKFGYCDVVALQVLMDGANGIWASVIKEGAAMGNAPSIVTILNLIRMGNKRVLKKFNCTYLRKAAINMTRITTGVDPHIKQPVYGARALDFVFDLNPEEFDFADFFEEQAPIRITTLSSAEMVQTKLVNYFGENEDFTIERANLMKEVMLEDLRANRKEEYMSKCGLAVLFDRSGGKLTDAIRDEIANDPMKTPHGQNLLKEIRERWDEWDLKDKVQGDNLLDFDSFYNGFMSPYFACYRCNDTKKALQALDMDSDNSVDWSEFCVFLKWAVKQYPKTIHTADDLLEVAFRKGLIPCMRDEMLVKK; this comes from the exons atggcacGTGAAGCATGCAATGAGGAGTTTAAAAACTTGGCCAAGGTCTATGAACAAGACGTGACCGAAAGTTTAAAGAAATACCAAGTACTGAAAGATTTAGATTTGTTTGTCCTAGACAACTCAATAAGAGAGAGCACAGTAGGTCAGCTTAGAGGTCACACAATTGAAAACAAGTGGAAAGTTTATGACGAAGTTAAAAAATGTGGATTTAAGCATACCATAGTTGCCTCCTTCAACCACAGCACTCGTGTAGATGATGTCTTTATCAAACAACTCGTTGACAAAGGAGAGGATCGTGCAGGCCTTTGGGCTTTCTCAGAAATAACTGAAG CAATAAAGAAGAAAGTTCCTGACACTGAAAGCATACCTGTAGGTTTAAGGAAAATGAAAGAAGCTGGTCTGTATAACGTTATCTTTGAAATCGATCTTGGAGATTCTACGTACGATTTTGACAGATTCACAACAAAAGAGATGTGCGCATTGCTTAAAAAATGGGTAGACTgggtttttgaaaatttgagttcAGAGGCAAAAGTATTCGTAAGTTTTAGAGACCTCCCAGATGCTATGCCAACTGATTCCGACAGAGTTTTTGAAGTAACTGATTTCCTATGTAAACTACCATTGTTTGGTCTGATGTTTGAGGAACCAAGAGGGCAAACTCTTCCAGAGGAATGTGGCACCTGGGCAAAACATATAAGAAAGGTCATGAATGCCAATAATTTCAAAGGTCATCTTTTGGTTCATGTTCACGAGAAATTTGGTTACTGTGATGTTGTAGCTTTGCAG GTACTGATGGATGGAGCAAATGGAATTTGGGCCAGTGTTATAAAAGAAGGTGCTGCCATGGGAAACGCTCCATCTATTGTAACAATACTTAATCTAATTAGAATGGGAAACAAAAGAGTGCTGAAAAAGTTTAATTGCACGTACCTCAGAAAAGCAGCAATTAACATGACCAGAATTACCACTGGAGTTGATCCCCACATCAAACAGCCTGTTTATGGTGCACGTGCTCTCGACTTCGTTTTTGATTTGAATCCTGAAGAATTTGATTTTGCAGACTTTTTCGAGGAACAAGCTCCTATTCGAATAACCACCCTTTCATCAGCGGAAATGGTCCAAACAAAGTTAGTCAATTATTTTGGCGAGAACGAAGACTTTACTATAGAGCGAGCCAATCTAATGAAGGAAGTCATGCTAGAAGATTTACGAGCTAAcag GAAAGAAGAGTATATGAGTAAATGTGGATTGGCTGTTTTGTTCGATCGATCTGGGGGAAAACTCACAGATGCAATAAGAGACGAAATCGCCAACGATCCAATGAAGACACCACATGGACAAAACCTACTTAAAGAAATCCGTGAAAGATGGGACGAATGGGATCTGAAAGATAAAGTTCAAGGTGACAACCTCCTGGATTTCGATTCCTTCTACAACGGTTTCATGTCCCCTTATTTTGCCTGTTACAGATGTAACGATACTAAAAAAGCGTTGCAGGCCCTCGATATGGATAGCGACAACTCTGTTGATTGGTCGGAATTCTGCGTCTTTTTGAAATGGGCAGTGAAGCAATATCCTAAAACAATTCATACTGCAGATGATTTACTCGAAGTAGCCTTCCGGAAAGGGTTAATTCCTTGTATGAGAGATGAAATGCttgtcaaaaagtaa